In a single window of the Nilaparvata lugens isolate BPH chromosome 1, ASM1435652v1, whole genome shotgun sequence genome:
- the LOC111059932 gene encoding eukaryotic translation initiation factor 4E type 2 isoform X5, whose protein sequence is MSNKFDALKNDDSGDESGNKDLHNAELQTPVIIPHGDHKLQYNYWLWYSCRPPGKQTVVQSYDQHLKLIGRFGSVEQFWAIYSHLVRPSELQSHSDFHLFKVGIKPMWEDEANKKGGKWIVRLRKGLASRCWENLVLAMLGEQFMVGQEICGAVVSIRFQEDIISVWNKTASDQATTARIRDTLRRVLNFPPSTILEYKTHNDSLNAWKNNPLSMA, encoded by the exons ATGAGTAATAAATTTGACGC gctTAAAAATGATGATAGTGGAGATGAATCTGGAAATAAGGACTTGCACAATGCTGAGCTGCAA ACACCTGTGATAATCCCTCATGGTGACCATAAACTGCAGTACAATTATTGGTTATGGTATAGTTGTCGGCCTCCGGGAAAGCAAACTGTTGTTCAGAGCTACGACCAACATCTGAAGTTGATAGGAAGGTTTGGCTCTGTTGAACAATTCTGGGCCATCTACAGTCACCTTGTTAGACCTTCTGAGCTTCAGAGTCATAGTGATTTCCACCTTTTTAAAGTTGGCATCAAGCCAATGTGGGAG GATGAAGCTAATAAAAAAGGAGGAAAGTGGATCGTCAGGCTACGGAAAGGACTTGCTTCCAGATGCTGGGAAAATCTAGTTTTAGCAATGTTAGGTGAACAGTTCATGGTCGGACAGGAAATTTGTGGAGCCGTTGTGTCTATTAGGTTTCAG GAAGATATAATCTCGGTATGGAATAAGACGGCTTCGGACCAAGCGACAACGGCGCGAATACGGGATACATTGAGGAGAGTGCTCAATTTCCCACCAAGCACCATTCTCGAGTATAAGACACATAACGACAGCTTAAA TGCGTGGAAAAATAATCCGCTGTCAATGGCTTAG
- the LOC120352629 gene encoding uncharacterized protein LOC120352629, whose protein sequence is MTLRWDHHLNELCERLRKTIYRFRILKTLVDKGCLKVIYFSLAQSLILYGIVGWGGTSFLHIEPLLRVQRLIMRVINQKHPRYSSDQLFNEFDVMDPRQLYSKEILCRLHKNPIQTRNHNHNTDTGIFSLPMLQGRHYTREISII, encoded by the exons atgactctgcgctgggatcatcatctcaatgaattatgcgaGAGACTGAGGAAGACCATCTACAGATTCAGGATCCTGAagacactggtcgacaagggatgtctaaA agttatctacttctctctagcacaGTCCCTCATCCTGTATGGGATTGTAGGATGGGGAGGTacaagcttcttgcacatcgaaccgctcctcagggtacagaggctgatcatgagggtcatcaaccagaagcatccacgctattcatcagaccaactattcaatgagtttgacgtgatggatccaagacagctttactccaaggagatactatgcagattacacaagaacccaattcaaaccagaaaccacaatcACAACACAGATACAGGAATATTCTCATTACCaatgttgcaaggaaggcactataccagagaaatttcaatcatttag
- the LOC111059932 gene encoding eukaryotic translation initiation factor 4E type 2 isoform X3, with the protein MATWLKRLKNDDSGDESGNKDLHNAELQTPVIIPHGDHKLQYNYWLWYSCRPPGKQTVVQSYDQHLKLIGRFGSVEQFWAIYSHLVRPSELQSHSDFHLFKVGIKPMWEDEANKKGGKWIVRLRKGLASRCWENLVLAMLGEQFMVGQEICGAVVSIRFQEDIISVWNKTASDQATTARIRDTLRRVLNFPPSTILEYKTHNDSLKDNSSFRNTDVFTR; encoded by the exons ATGGCAACTTGGTTGAAAAG gctTAAAAATGATGATAGTGGAGATGAATCTGGAAATAAGGACTTGCACAATGCTGAGCTGCAA ACACCTGTGATAATCCCTCATGGTGACCATAAACTGCAGTACAATTATTGGTTATGGTATAGTTGTCGGCCTCCGGGAAAGCAAACTGTTGTTCAGAGCTACGACCAACATCTGAAGTTGATAGGAAGGTTTGGCTCTGTTGAACAATTCTGGGCCATCTACAGTCACCTTGTTAGACCTTCTGAGCTTCAGAGTCATAGTGATTTCCACCTTTTTAAAGTTGGCATCAAGCCAATGTGGGAG GATGAAGCTAATAAAAAAGGAGGAAAGTGGATCGTCAGGCTACGGAAAGGACTTGCTTCCAGATGCTGGGAAAATCTAGTTTTAGCAATGTTAGGTGAACAGTTCATGGTCGGACAGGAAATTTGTGGAGCCGTTGTGTCTATTAGGTTTCAG GAAGATATAATCTCGGTATGGAATAAGACGGCTTCGGACCAAGCGACAACGGCGCGAATACGGGATACATTGAGGAGAGTGCTCAATTTCCCACCAAGCACCATTCTCGAGTATAAGACACATAACGACAGCTTAAA AGATAACTCGAGTTTTAGAAACACTGATGTGTTCACTCGGTAG
- the LOC111059932 gene encoding eukaryotic translation initiation factor 4E type 2 isoform X2: protein MSNKFDALKNDDSGDESGNKDLHNAELQTPVIIPHGDHKLQYNYWLWYSCRPPGKQTVVQSYDQHLKLIGRFGSVEQFWAIYSHLVRPSELQSHSDFHLFKVGIKPMWEDEANKKGGKWIVRLRKGLASRCWENLVLAMLGEQFMVGQEICGAVVSIRFQEDIISVWNKTASDQATTARIRDTLRRVLNFPPSTILEYKTHNDSLKDNSSFRNTDVFTR, encoded by the exons ATGAGTAATAAATTTGACGC gctTAAAAATGATGATAGTGGAGATGAATCTGGAAATAAGGACTTGCACAATGCTGAGCTGCAA ACACCTGTGATAATCCCTCATGGTGACCATAAACTGCAGTACAATTATTGGTTATGGTATAGTTGTCGGCCTCCGGGAAAGCAAACTGTTGTTCAGAGCTACGACCAACATCTGAAGTTGATAGGAAGGTTTGGCTCTGTTGAACAATTCTGGGCCATCTACAGTCACCTTGTTAGACCTTCTGAGCTTCAGAGTCATAGTGATTTCCACCTTTTTAAAGTTGGCATCAAGCCAATGTGGGAG GATGAAGCTAATAAAAAAGGAGGAAAGTGGATCGTCAGGCTACGGAAAGGACTTGCTTCCAGATGCTGGGAAAATCTAGTTTTAGCAATGTTAGGTGAACAGTTCATGGTCGGACAGGAAATTTGTGGAGCCGTTGTGTCTATTAGGTTTCAG GAAGATATAATCTCGGTATGGAATAAGACGGCTTCGGACCAAGCGACAACGGCGCGAATACGGGATACATTGAGGAGAGTGCTCAATTTCCCACCAAGCACCATTCTCGAGTATAAGACACATAACGACAGCTTAAA AGATAACTCGAGTTTTAGAAACACTGATGTGTTCACTCGGTAG